The segment GCCCAACCTGTGAAAACACTGATTGGCTGATCCATTTACGAGGAAAAAGTCATGGCAAACTGGAAATCAGCTCAATTAAAGTGGACCCTGACGTGGGATGCCGATTGGGTGACTGCGGTAGAGTTTTTGACGGATCAACACGTGGTAGCTGGCAATAATCTCGGTCAGATGATGAGTTGGGATTTCACCAATTCGGACAAAACGGGAAAAACAGCCCCGCCTCCAACCCGACTGTTGGTGGGGCATCAAAATTCCGTTACTCGAATTCGCAAATTACCCGGTTCCAGTACGTTTTTCTCATCAAGTTTCGACCATTCGATACAAACCTGGTCTGCGGACAGCCCCACCAATGGAAAGCAGCAGATTACGTTGAATGCCACTGCGATTGCCGATGCGGAAGCCCGCAAGCGAAACGGTGCCAAAGTTCCCCCACCGATCACGGCGGAAGTATCGCTGCAGCAATCCGTGGGCAAAATGACTGGCCATACTGACTGGATTGCCGACTTCGCGATTTCTGCCGACGGGAAAAACATGCTCAGTGGCGATGATGGCAATCAGGTCATCTGGTGGGACCTTGCCACGCAGAAAGAACTGCACCGTTGGAAATTAAAAGGTTGGGCGTACGCGATCGCGATTTCGCCGGACAAAAAAACGGCACTGATTTCCGAACGAATCCCACGGGTGTTTGATTCTGGCAGTCGCAATGCAGTGGGACTGTGGGAGATGTCCAGCGGCAAATTAATGAAAGATCTCTCACCAGATTTCAAAATGTACATTGCTTCGGCTGTTTTTTCTCCAGATGGCAAATCACTGTATCTCGGCCAGGGTGGGGAAGCCAACGGTAAATTATTCCGGCTGGAACTGGAAGGTGGCAAAAAACCGCAGGAACTCAGCCCCGCTCATCAGTATGGCGTTACCGATTTTGCATTGGATCCCACTGGCAAACTTTTTGCAAGTGCCGGCCGCGATACCGTGGTGCGGATTTGGGATGTTGCATCTGGGAAAATGCTGGCTGAACTTGGCAAGCCACGTGGGGGCCAATTCAAAGACTGGATTCACGCAGTCTCTTTTTCGCCCAACGGGCAGATGCTTGCTGCAGCCGATATGGCAGGTGCGGTGCAAATCTGGGAAGCTGGCAAAAATTAAAGTTCACTAACTAATTAATTTTTGTGTGGCATTTCTCATTAAACTATTATCACAATTCGCTTAACTTCAGAATTCGTATCGATTTTACCACCTGTTGTGGCAGAAAATTGGTCTGTTAACCCATCCATTGCTATTCTTCTATTAACGATCTGTTAAGCTGGGCTTATTGGTTAATTTAATTAACCTGGCGAATCTTTTCCGTATTTCCAATGACGAACGGTTACAAAAGATGAACAACCTGTATCCTCGATTGCTATTTTCATTTAAATTTCTTTTCTGTGCCACATTTGTATTATTTTGTCTTACCTCACCTCTGGTGAGTCGCTCTCAAGAAAAAGAGCAGGACAAAAGCAAGCAAATTGAAGACCTGGAGAAGCAACTCGCTGAACTTCAGGACCGGCTGAACAAATTAAAAGCGCCACCTGCACCTAAAAAGTTAAGTGCAGAAGAGCAAATTCTGCCCACTTCGTGGGTGGATCAATTCCACTGGCGGTGCGTCGGACCTGCAACAATGGGTGGCAGAGTTACTGGACTAGCAGTGTATCCTGCTGATCCCACTGTCTACTACGTTGCCACAGCAACGGGTGGGGTATTGAAAACCACCAATAACGGAATTAAGTTCGAGCATCTTTTCCAGCACGAAAATACAGTTTCGATTGGTGCAATCGCAGTCGCACCCAGCAACAAAGACATCGTCTGGGTGGGAACGGGTGAAGCAAACCCCCGCAACTCGGTTTCGTGGGGCGATGGTGTTTACAAATCCACAGATGGTGGCAAAACCTGGGCAAATATGGGCCTGCGACAGTCGTTCCAGATTGGTTCAATTGTGGTGCACCCCAAGAATCCCGATATCGTCTACGTGGGGGCATTAGGTCGCCTGTACGGACCCAGTGATGAACGTGGCTTGTACAAAACCGAAGACGGTGGCAAAACCTGGAAAAAAGTACATTTTGTCAACAATCAGACAGGTGTAATCCAGGTGGCCATGAACCCCAAAGATCCAGAAAATCTCATCTTTGCCACCTGGGAACGCCAACGCGATGCGTTTGACAGTTTCATGGGCAATGCAAAAAGCCCACCCGGAACAGATGATTACGCTCCCACGCTTTCTTATGGGCCTGGTTCGGGCATCTACCGCACGAAAGACGGTGGAAAAACTGTGGAAAAATTGTCGAAAGGTTTACCCACGGTGAAGTTAGGTCGGGTCGGTTTTGACTGGTCTCAGCAAACTGCCAACACCATTTTTGCCATCATCGATACTGAAAAAGCGGGTGCAGGTAAAGTATCCCCCAGCCCATACATGGGTTTAAGTTCCGAAACTGCCCAGGGTGGTGGTGTGCGTATCACAGCAGTCACAGAAGGTGGGCCGGCTGAAAAAGCGGGTTTCAAAGAAGGCGACATTATTAAGTCCTTTGATGATAAGAACTTGCGCACTTACAATGCGATGATCGAAGCATTGCAGGATTACGCACCTAAGGACAAGATTAAAGTTGCAATTATCCGTGGGAAAACGGAAATGGTGCTGAATCTGGAATTCGGCACCCGCACGCAGGTGCAAGGGCGACCCAGCATCGGCATTCAAGTGGATGAAGGGAAAGATGGCACGCTGCTGACAGAAGTTCTTGCGAACAGCCCCGCCGAACGAGGTGGTCTGAAAGTCGATGACCTTGTCATTGAAGTCGACGGCAAACCCACAAAAGACCGCCGTGCCTTCTTTGAAGCGATTCAAAATAAGGCTTTGGGTGACAAGCTGAAGGTAACCTACATTCGTGGGAAAGATAAAAAAACTGTTGAATTGACTCTGGATATGACTGCCGCCCAGATCAGTGGTCGTCCATATCTGGATCAATTAGGTGGTAACCGTGCCAACGTTCAGAAACGACAGGGTGCGGAAGGTTTCGAAACAGGTGGTGTGTACAAATCAACCGATGGCGGCACCAGCTGGACCCGAATTAACAGTATCAACCCACGTCCGTTCTATTTTTCTACCATCCGTGTTGATCCCAAAGACGACAAAACCATTTACGTGCTGGGCGTGAACCTTTCCCGCAGCACCGACGGTGGGGCGACCTTCACTGCAGAAAAACTGAACGATGGAGTGCACTCCGACCAGCACGACCTGTGGATCAATCCTGCCAATTCCCGCCATTTGCTGTTGGGAACCGACGGTGGGTTTTACACATCGTACGATCAGGGTGCTAACTGGGATCACATGAACCACGCAGCCGCGCTGGGCCAGTTTTACCACGTTGCAGTTGATAACCAGACCCCTTACCGAATCTATGGTGGGTTACAGGACAACGGTAGCTGGGGTGGGCCTTCGCGTTCCTCCAGCGGACCTGGC is part of the Zavarzinella sp. genome and harbors:
- a CDS encoding PDZ domain-containing protein: MSRSQEKEQDKSKQIEDLEKQLAELQDRLNKLKAPPAPKKLSAEEQILPTSWVDQFHWRCVGPATMGGRVTGLAVYPADPTVYYVATATGGVLKTTNNGIKFEHLFQHENTVSIGAIAVAPSNKDIVWVGTGEANPRNSVSWGDGVYKSTDGGKTWANMGLRQSFQIGSIVVHPKNPDIVYVGALGRLYGPSDERGLYKTEDGGKTWKKVHFVNNQTGVIQVAMNPKDPENLIFATWERQRDAFDSFMGNAKSPPGTDDYAPTLSYGPGSGIYRTKDGGKTVEKLSKGLPTVKLGRVGFDWSQQTANTIFAIIDTEKAGAGKVSPSPYMGLSSETAQGGGVRITAVTEGGPAEKAGFKEGDIIKSFDDKNLRTYNAMIEALQDYAPKDKIKVAIIRGKTEMVLNLEFGTRTQVQGRPSIGIQVDEGKDGTLLTEVLANSPAERGGLKVDDLVIEVDGKPTKDRRAFFEAIQNKALGDKLKVTYIRGKDKKTVELTLDMTAAQISGRPYLDQLGGNRANVQKRQGAEGFETGGVYKSTDGGTSWTRINSINPRPFYFSTIRVDPKDDKTIYVLGVNLSRSTDGGATFTAEKLNDGVHSDQHDLWINPANSRHLLLGTDGGFYTSYDQGANWDHMNHAAALGQFYHVAVDNQTPYRIYGGLQDNGSWGGPSRSSSGPGPINDDWLFVNGGDGFVCRVDPLDHNIVYAESQNGNMMRRDMRTGRTVAIRPQAIPGSGGYRFNWNTPFIISSHNPTTFYAAGNYVFKSLKRGQDLVRISPEITLTKRGSGTALSESPRDPNTIWAGTDDGGVWLTRDGGTNWTNLSEKFKSAGLPGNYWVSTIEASRWSTGRAYVVFDGHRSNDEKPYVYVTEDFGATWKPINSNLPEGSTRVLREDIANPDLLYLGTEFAVFASINRGGAWSKINGSKGLPTVAVHEFAQPTTANELVVATHGRSIWILDVTALRQMTPSTLSGTTALMIPSPAVRWVRSFNNAPFSSSQRKYYGENEKPGAHIDYVLGSKAAKVDIIIEDATGKKVREFSGKTEAGYHRVTWDYSRFTDRTNQRPARKGPPVRPKGPTNDPMSLNPLARDASPSASLVGTYRVVLKVDDQEPIIQPLVVSADPTVPKEAATAVDEAGLLREAMKKYERGPLGRIED